A genomic region of Planococcus kocurii contains the following coding sequences:
- a CDS encoding glycosyltransferase family 2 protein, with the protein MRKDILVSVDCLAYNHENYIAQTIEGFLMQKTNFDFEILIHDDASVDNTAKIIKKYEQDFPNLIKPIYQKENQFSQGATMLQINQRRANGKYIAICEGDDYWTDPYKLQKQVDYLEANTECVLSVHSAFKISDTCKRVVGKVRPSRRDRIFSINEIIEGGGELFPTNAMVYRREVADYVPAFYFDAGFGDYPLTIHLAHHGQVHYTDQTMAVYRVDVKGAWSESAMSTVMKEVRRNEEVASLLDAINGDTDFQYNETIVQTKKKNMFYLLLRQQEFKKAFGREYAAFYLRKEFITRIYKKVSKTMHYSKNTAFHWSRKSKKLPF; encoded by the coding sequence ATGAGAAAAGATATTCTAGTAAGTGTCGATTGCCTGGCTTATAACCATGAAAATTATATAGCACAAACGATTGAGGGATTTTTAATGCAAAAAACGAATTTCGACTTTGAAATTCTCATTCACGATGATGCTTCAGTAGACAACACGGCTAAAATCATTAAGAAATATGAACAAGATTTTCCGAATCTGATAAAACCTATTTACCAAAAAGAAAATCAGTTTTCTCAAGGTGCAACGATGCTTCAAATAAATCAACGCCGAGCAAATGGCAAGTATATCGCTATTTGCGAAGGTGATGACTACTGGACTGATCCTTACAAATTACAAAAACAAGTTGATTATTTAGAAGCAAATACTGAGTGTGTGTTGAGTGTTCATTCTGCTTTTAAAATTTCCGATACCTGCAAACGAGTAGTGGGGAAAGTGAGGCCAAGTCGTAGAGATCGAATATTTTCGATTAACGAAATTATTGAAGGTGGTGGCGAACTTTTTCCAACGAATGCGATGGTTTACCGGCGTGAAGTGGCCGATTATGTACCCGCTTTTTATTTTGATGCGGGTTTTGGCGACTATCCTCTAACCATTCACCTAGCACACCATGGTCAAGTGCATTATACAGACCAAACCATGGCTGTTTACCGAGTAGACGTAAAAGGCGCCTGGTCTGAAAGTGCGATGTCCACTGTGATGAAGGAAGTTCGTCGAAATGAAGAAGTAGCAAGTTTGTTAGATGCAATAAACGGCGATACAGATTTTCAATACAACGAAACGATTGTCCAGACAAAAAAGAAAAACATGTTCTATTTGTTGCTGAGACAACAGGAATTCAAGAAAGCCTTCGGTAGAGAGTATGCAGCATTTTATTTGCGTAAAGAATTTATAACAAGAATATATAAAAAAGTTTCAAAAACCATGCACTATTCAAAGAACACTGCGTTTCATTGGTCAAGAAAATCAAAAAAATTGCCTTTTTAG
- a CDS encoding WbqC family protein encodes MKLGIMQPYFFPYIGYWQLIKTVDTYVIYDDVNYKKKGWINRNIILVNGEEMAISLKITKVSQNKRINEIEIENDVIYNKKLLKTIKETYSKAPYFHEVFNLIENVINQKETNLAKYLTNSIQEICKYLNIQTTILLSSDLKKNEVLKGQDKILEICELLSAKEYVNAYGGLSLYSSMDFESKGVKLKLIKTNDIAYPQKELANFVPNLSIIDVMMFNSPVKISAMLDDFTVIKDFAPQIHSVSISD; translated from the coding sequence ATGAAACTAGGCATTATGCAACCGTACTTTTTCCCGTACATCGGATACTGGCAATTGATTAAAACTGTTGACACCTATGTGATTTATGATGATGTGAATTATAAGAAAAAAGGGTGGATCAATCGAAACATTATTTTAGTGAATGGAGAAGAAATGGCTATCTCGTTAAAAATAACTAAAGTAAGCCAAAATAAACGAATTAATGAAATTGAAATTGAAAATGACGTTATTTATAACAAAAAATTGCTGAAAACGATCAAAGAAACCTATAGTAAGGCTCCTTATTTTCATGAAGTTTTCAACTTGATAGAAAATGTTATCAACCAAAAAGAGACGAATTTGGCTAAATACCTTACAAATTCGATTCAAGAGATTTGTAAATACTTAAATATTCAGACAACTATTTTACTTTCTTCTGACTTGAAAAAAAATGAGGTGCTTAAAGGTCAAGATAAAATATTAGAGATTTGCGAACTGCTTTCAGCAAAAGAATATGTTAACGCTTATGGAGGTCTATCCCTTTATTCTTCAATGGACTTTGAATCGAAGGGCGTTAAATTAAAGCTCATCAAAACAAACGATATTGCTTATCCACAAAAAGAGTTAGCGAACTTTGTTCCTAATTTATCCATTATTGATGTGATGATGTTCAATAGTCCTGTGAAAATTAGCGCTATGTTGGATGATTTCACAGTGATTAAAGATTTCGCCCCTCAAATTCATTCCGTGAGCATCAGCGATTAG
- a CDS encoding SDR family NAD(P)-dependent oxidoreductase has translation MTDRLKGKIAVITGAAGDLGAAAAEIFLKEGAKVVLIDRDQQKLTESREYLSQFGELFSIIADVTSEKEVADYVDEVVKRWGRIDVFLNNAGILGRVAPLVEQSVKDFDLIMNINVKGVFLGLKKVLPIMIEQKSGSIINTSSVSGLMGSGGNSLYAASKHAVVGLTKTAALEAGHQSVRVNSIHPAPLDSTMMRKNEEGINSDNPSEVRERISSRIPLGRYGSTSEVAKLLLFLASDDSEFITGSQYRIDGGMGAR, from the coding sequence ATGACTGATAGATTGAAAGGGAAAATTGCAGTAATTACAGGTGCAGCTGGAGACTTAGGTGCAGCTGCTGCAGAAATTTTTCTGAAAGAAGGCGCTAAAGTTGTGCTAATCGATCGGGACCAACAAAAACTTACAGAGTCCAGAGAATACCTTTCGCAATTTGGTGAACTATTTAGCATCATAGCTGATGTGACTTCAGAAAAAGAAGTTGCAGACTATGTTGATGAAGTCGTGAAGCGATGGGGAAGAATTGATGTTTTTTTGAATAACGCAGGCATTTTAGGAAGAGTTGCACCTTTAGTAGAACAATCTGTTAAAGATTTTGATTTGATTATGAATATCAATGTGAAAGGTGTTTTCCTCGGATTGAAAAAAGTACTACCTATCATGATTGAGCAAAAAAGTGGCAGTATCATTAATACTTCTTCTGTTTCCGGTTTAATGGGAAGTGGTGGGAATTCGCTTTACGCGGCTTCAAAGCATGCAGTAGTCGGATTGACTAAAACAGCAGCTTTAGAAGCAGGTCACCAATCAGTCAGAGTAAATTCAATTCACCCAGCACCTCTAGACTCCACAATGATGAGGAAAAACGAAGAAGGCATTAACAGCGACAATCCATCAGAAGTCCGGGAAAGAATTTCATCCCGTATCCCTTTAGGAAGATATGGGTCCACGTCAGAAGTGGCAAAACTTCTTCTGTTCCTGGCAAGTGATGATTCGGAGTTTATAACAGGTAGCCAATACCGTATTGATGGGGGCATGGGAGCGCGTTAA
- a CDS encoding GNAT family N-acetyltransferase codes for MNVKGKKVTLRALERADMEELRSYYNDPEVAHLLGGWTIPISSEQQNRWFDRLEFDNRNLRLAIETEEDGFIGISNILNIDYRNRSAHHGILIGKKNMRGHGYGRDTVMTTMKYAFEELQLHRLEGDILEHNVPSSNLFLKKCGWVEEGRKRDYAYRNNRYYDQVIVSILKKEYDHLCLEHGYWKTDS; via the coding sequence ATGAATGTTAAAGGGAAGAAAGTGACTTTACGAGCATTGGAAAGAGCAGACATGGAAGAGTTGCGTAGTTATTATAATGATCCAGAAGTAGCCCACCTTCTCGGAGGATGGACAATTCCAATTTCTTCTGAACAACAAAATCGATGGTTCGACCGCTTAGAATTTGATAATCGAAATCTACGTTTGGCGATTGAGACAGAAGAAGATGGCTTTATCGGCATTTCAAATATTTTAAATATTGATTATAGAAATCGTTCAGCCCATCACGGAATTTTAATAGGGAAAAAGAACATGCGTGGACACGGTTATGGGCGTGATACGGTTATGACTACCATGAAATATGCATTTGAAGAACTGCAACTACATCGTTTAGAAGGAGATATCCTTGAACATAATGTTCCTTCTTCCAATTTGTTTCTAAAAAAATGTGGCTGGGTTGAAGAAGGTAGAAAACGGGATTATGCATACCGCAACAACCGCTATTATGACCAAGTAATCGTCAGTATTTTAAAGAAAGAATATGATCACTTATGTTTGGAACATGGTTATTGGAAGACAGACAGTTAA
- a CDS encoding S26 family signal peptidase: MNIKEGKSNKFSSKRYGFFKYTAIFAFLLSLVTFFLVQAVNETAQETQKPSTGKVEELVVTDTDTVAEIPIFTAYEEPLEIFDFKYDTMDRGNHEYAAQPLLIDPFAYSEKKIARGDVVTYEYKFSEGLQKTISRVIGLPGESVEIVDGHIFVDEQKLETFYSSAHRLGIDSYEEYSQQVEKNTSSTSDTSGMKEIFQTNMKKIQLAENEVFLVGDDWLRGSQHTLKLEKIQGEVIGYYKSVY, translated from the coding sequence TTGAATATAAAAGAAGGTAAATCGAATAAATTTTCTAGTAAAAGATATGGTTTTTTTAAGTATACGGCCATCTTCGCATTTCTTTTATCACTGGTCACATTTTTTCTAGTACAAGCTGTAAACGAAACAGCACAAGAAACACAGAAACCGTCGACTGGAAAAGTGGAGGAATTAGTAGTGACAGATACGGATACTGTAGCTGAAATTCCGATCTTTACAGCGTACGAGGAGCCTTTAGAAATATTTGACTTCAAGTACGATACCATGGATAGAGGAAATCACGAGTATGCAGCACAGCCCTTATTGATTGATCCATTTGCGTATAGTGAGAAAAAGATTGCCCGAGGAGACGTAGTCACTTACGAATATAAATTTTCCGAAGGTTTACAGAAGACCATTTCGCGTGTTATCGGATTGCCAGGTGAAAGCGTTGAAATTGTAGATGGCCACATTTTTGTTGATGAACAGAAATTGGAAACTTTTTATAGCAGCGCCCATCGATTGGGAATAGATTCTTATGAAGAGTACAGCCAGCAGGTTGAAAAAAACACATCTTCTACTAGCGATACTTCAGGAATGAAAGAGATATTCCAAACGAATATGAAAAAAATTCAGTTGGCAGAAAATGAAGTTTTTCTAGTTGGAGATGATTGGTTGCGAGGAAGTCAGCATACATTGAAGTTAGAGAAAATTCAAGGCGAAGTAATCGGTTATTACAAATCAGTTTACTAA
- a CDS encoding sigma-70 family RNA polymerase sigma factor, which produces MVENDGEYNLNEEQIEQIMDEHGEYLLRFIYVYVKDWSTAEDILQEVIVAYYLKSHQFESRSSLKTYLSKMAINRCHDHLRSWKNRRIVFSDAMTQWISSSKSTEKTYEHQVVRSDLIKNVMELPITYREAIILYYYQQLTMKEISELLACPENTIKTRLRRAKRLLKNKTDSSEWEGFQDEQI; this is translated from the coding sequence GTGGTTGAAAATGATGGAGAGTACAACTTAAACGAAGAACAAATTGAGCAAATAATGGATGAACATGGCGAATATTTGCTTCGTTTCATTTATGTATACGTCAAAGATTGGTCTACTGCAGAAGATATTTTGCAAGAAGTAATTGTAGCTTACTATCTAAAATCTCACCAGTTTGAATCTCGTTCTTCCTTAAAGACATATCTTTCCAAAATGGCTATCAATCGCTGTCATGACCATTTACGAAGCTGGAAAAACAGACGAATTGTCTTCTCAGATGCAATGACCCAGTGGATTTCTAGTTCGAAATCCACTGAAAAAACGTATGAACACCAAGTCGTGAGATCTGACCTAATCAAAAATGTAATGGAACTGCCGATTACATATAGAGAAGCCATTATTCTTTATTATTACCAGCAGCTCACTATGAAAGAAATCAGTGAACTGCTGGCATGTCCAGAAAACACTATTAAAACTAGACTGCGAAGAGCCAAGCGCTTGTTGAAGAATAAAACCGATTCAAGTGAATGGGAGGGATTCCAGGATGAACAAATTTAA
- a CDS encoding PstS family phosphate ABC transporter substrate-binding protein — MSIYLASLAQLSYRWLSYLFLLQKKEMEKKTILWISLCLMVGAAFAVPHYYKESFEKVNDSEVDLYAYEPFKESEKLARLDQQASFKIAGEVPIIDGATALYPLFSAFAEATYPEDLYNPYKGPVATTTTTTPSAYSRLIKGNADLIFAAEPSSGQKKAAEEAGVELELTPIGREAFVFFVNSRNSVTDLASKDIQGIYSGDIENWKELGGKNDEIRPFQRPEDSGSQTMFIKFMEDQKIKEPETEDLAGGMGGIIEEVASYRNYKNAIGYTFRFYSTQMVRNDKIKLIAVDGIEPNIENIRSGKYPLAAEFYAVTAGTKNPNVQPLIEWILSEEGQKLVEDTGFVAVQ, encoded by the coding sequence ATGTCCATTTATTTGGCTTCTTTGGCGCAATTATCATATCGTTGGTTATCTTATTTGTTTTTATTACAGAAAAAAGAAATGGAAAAAAAAACGATTCTGTGGATTTCTTTGTGTTTAATGGTAGGGGCCGCCTTTGCTGTTCCTCATTACTATAAAGAAAGTTTTGAGAAAGTGAATGATTCAGAAGTAGATCTCTATGCATACGAGCCATTTAAAGAAAGTGAAAAACTAGCTAGATTGGATCAACAAGCCTCTTTCAAAATAGCGGGAGAAGTACCGATAATAGACGGAGCAACGGCTCTCTACCCTTTATTTTCAGCATTTGCAGAAGCCACTTATCCAGAAGATCTTTATAATCCATATAAAGGTCCTGTCGCTACGACTACGACTACGACTCCTTCTGCTTATAGTCGGCTTATCAAAGGAAATGCCGATTTGATTTTTGCTGCAGAACCTTCCAGTGGCCAAAAAAAAGCCGCAGAAGAAGCAGGGGTAGAGCTAGAACTGACGCCGATTGGACGTGAAGCTTTTGTGTTTTTCGTCAATTCTCGAAACTCGGTTACTGATTTAGCGAGCAAAGATATCCAAGGAATCTATTCAGGAGATATTGAAAATTGGAAAGAACTTGGTGGGAAGAACGATGAAATCCGCCCTTTTCAACGCCCCGAAGATAGCGGTAGCCAAACGATGTTTATTAAATTCATGGAAGACCAAAAAATTAAAGAGCCTGAAACTGAAGATTTGGCTGGAGGAATGGGCGGTATAATAGAGGAAGTAGCAAGCTACCGGAACTACAAAAATGCCATTGGTTATACGTTTCGATTCTATTCTACTCAAATGGTTCGCAATGACAAAATCAAATTGATAGCAGTTGATGGCATTGAACCAAACATTGAAAATATCCGTTCGGGAAAATATCCTTTAGCTGCTGAATTTTATGCTGTTACCGCTGGAACAAAAAATCCGAATGTACAGCCGTTAATTGAGTGGATCCTTTCTGAAGAAGGACAAAAATTGGTAGAAGACACAGGGTTTGTTGCAGTTCAGTAG
- a CDS encoding ASCH domain-containing protein, whose amino-acid sequence MEHTMGLYDEYVESIIERKKKVEVRLNDEKRRKIKIGDTIKFIKIPSQNEVIRVVVLELKSYPTFQAMYEDVPFSDFDCEEWTMEEMIKGTFDIYSVEQEQAWGALAIGIKLI is encoded by the coding sequence ATGGAACACACGATGGGATTATATGATGAATACGTTGAATCAATTATTGAAAGAAAGAAAAAAGTAGAAGTAAGATTGAACGATGAAAAGAGAAGAAAAATTAAAATTGGGGATACCATCAAATTTATCAAAATCCCCAGTCAGAATGAAGTGATACGAGTGGTTGTACTGGAACTTAAATCATATCCCACGTTTCAAGCTATGTATGAAGATGTTCCATTCAGTGATTTTGATTGCGAAGAATGGACAATGGAAGAAATGATAAAAGGGACTTTTGATATCTATTCGGTAGAACAAGAGCAAGCTTGGGGTGCTTTAGCTATTGGAATAAAACTAATTTAA
- a CDS encoding MFS transporter: protein MKNWKYSFLLLGGIGISNIGSWVYLIALNLIILNETGSPLAIAWLYILGPIATICSNSWAGSLIDRINTRKFMIGLDISRALCIALIPMLPSLFYVYVIVFIINMGSAMFEPTSMVYMTKLIPEKDRQRFNALRSFINSCGTLTGPAIAGLLFWMGTPDTAIYINAVALILSAFIILLLPNVDTQTVLLETEKLSWKLIKADFDVVYKFSQTYPFVLKVYLFFVGMTIFMTALDSLEAAFAKGVIGLSDTNYGFLLSIFGTGIILGSLINTIFSKQLTVNLLIGAGSVFTAVGYITLYSAQGFVSAALGTFIIGFAITFANTGYLTFYQNTVPVSMMGRFSSLFGIVEAFFIIILTILIGLAAELTSIRPVGLIGSFMFLLLGVRVFKVVTARKRNIYFRENLTLND, encoded by the coding sequence ATGAAAAATTGGAAGTACTCTTTTTTATTGTTAGGTGGTATCGGTATTTCAAATATAGGCAGCTGGGTTTATCTGATTGCCTTGAACTTAATTATCCTGAATGAAACCGGTTCTCCTCTAGCGATCGCTTGGCTATACATTTTAGGACCGATCGCGACTATTTGCTCGAACTCATGGGCAGGTAGCCTGATCGACCGAATTAATACGAGGAAATTTATGATTGGGTTAGATATTTCACGTGCTTTATGTATTGCATTAATCCCTATGCTTCCTTCACTGTTCTATGTTTATGTCATCGTATTTATCATTAATATGGGAAGTGCCATGTTTGAACCCACGTCAATGGTGTATATGACCAAACTCATACCAGAGAAGGATCGTCAACGATTTAATGCGTTAAGAAGCTTTATTAATTCTTGCGGAACATTAACTGGACCTGCAATAGCTGGTCTATTGTTTTGGATGGGGACACCTGACACGGCTATTTATATAAACGCAGTGGCTTTAATATTGTCAGCTTTCATCATTTTATTATTACCTAATGTTGATACACAAACAGTCTTATTGGAAACGGAAAAGCTTTCTTGGAAACTAATAAAAGCTGATTTTGATGTAGTCTACAAGTTTAGCCAAACCTACCCATTTGTGTTGAAAGTGTATCTTTTTTTTGTGGGAATGACGATATTTATGACTGCCCTCGATTCATTAGAAGCGGCTTTTGCAAAAGGAGTTATTGGTTTATCAGACACTAACTATGGATTCCTATTAAGTATATTTGGAACGGGGATTATTTTGGGTTCACTAATAAACACCATTTTTTCCAAACAATTAACAGTCAACTTGTTAATAGGCGCTGGCTCTGTGTTTACTGCAGTCGGTTATATCACTCTCTACAGTGCACAAGGGTTTGTTAGTGCTGCACTTGGAACGTTCATTATTGGATTTGCTATCACTTTTGCAAACACGGGTTATTTAACCTTTTATCAAAATACTGTACCGGTATCTATGATGGGGAGGTTTAGCAGTTTATTCGGTATAGTTGAAGCATTTTTTATTATTATTCTAACTATCTTAATTGGATTAGCCGCTGAACTAACTTCAATCAGGCCTGTAGGATTAATTGGGTCGTTTATGTTCTTATTGCTAGGCGTTAGGGTCTTTAAGGTCGTAACAGCTAGAAAGCGAAATATCTATTTTAGGGAGAATTTGACTTTAAATGATTAA
- a CDS encoding peptidase MA family metallohydrolase, with product MHKFLEETLDPNITYVQSVKALLTQNANGESERRIKEISVHENHQHISIYYEENFAALLPLTKETLDLAIAKNEKLFGEVRLAPVDLLVFEDLKELRGFSELENIDGFYSDFDKVLAFHNSNKELILAKDKIALYAFQKMLLHEYTHYVFSQKVQNPATYPIWFIEGIAEYVGTDPNEVSFPYFEKISFEQLTSSEQWQEARTLVMSDPYLQSYYTFEFLTTNYEEQVIREIIDLVEETQDFEESFTEVTGLTLHELEKVFLNSYKN from the coding sequence TTGCATAAGTTCTTAGAAGAAACACTTGATCCAAACATTACATATGTTCAATCAGTGAAAGCCCTTCTGACACAAAATGCGAACGGAGAAAGTGAAAGGCGGATAAAAGAAATTTCTGTGCATGAAAATCATCAACACATTTCTATTTACTATGAAGAAAATTTCGCCGCTCTTTTGCCTCTTACGAAAGAAACATTAGACTTAGCTATTGCCAAAAACGAAAAACTTTTCGGTGAAGTCCGATTAGCACCGGTGGATCTACTCGTCTTTGAAGATCTCAAGGAATTAAGAGGATTTTCAGAACTTGAAAATATAGATGGATTTTATTCTGATTTCGATAAAGTACTAGCTTTTCATAATTCTAATAAGGAACTTATATTGGCAAAAGATAAAATTGCCTTGTATGCTTTTCAGAAGATGCTGTTGCATGAATATACTCACTATGTATTTTCTCAAAAAGTACAAAATCCAGCTACTTATCCCATATGGTTTATAGAAGGGATAGCTGAATACGTAGGAACTGACCCGAATGAAGTGAGCTTTCCATATTTCGAGAAAATTTCTTTTGAACAACTAACAAGTTCTGAACAATGGCAGGAAGCTCGGACACTCGTTATGAGTGACCCCTATTTGCAGAGCTACTATACTTTTGAGTTTCTGACAACGAACTATGAAGAACAAGTAATTAGGGAAATCATCGATTTAGTAGAAGAAACGCAGGATTTTGAAGAAAGTTTCACTGAAGTTACAGGGTTAACCCTTCATGAACTAGAAAAGGTATTTTTAAACTCTTATAAAAACTAA
- a CDS encoding MBL fold metallo-hydrolase, whose amino-acid sequence MKKLMDTEFFTLMKMTNGVFAAIAKPGKGAFSNAGFVDLGTELLVFDAFNTPSAARELRQQAEKLTGKKVKYLVNSHYHGDHIFGNQIFEEEVIISTEVTKEWIKEKNAIGDMETELTETTQYLHNLKLQISIEENEIIQQSLTNQYLEMTKLLDELPTLKLVLPSFTFERKVIISGTERNAELYCLGGGHSPSDTFLYVPQEQAAFMGDIVTEELHLPIFQPDNFLTILKEIQKIDIQVLMPGHGQIGTTEKVDTMIQYISMLIDAVKDAQNADILLADFVANFVVPSEYEKWKGTQGIQRNLASVYNFYAATK is encoded by the coding sequence ATGAAAAAATTAATGGATACTGAATTTTTCACTTTAATGAAAATGACTAATGGTGTTTTTGCAGCCATCGCAAAACCAGGTAAAGGCGCATTCAGTAACGCTGGCTTTGTTGATTTAGGTACTGAGCTTCTTGTATTTGATGCATTTAATACACCTTCTGCTGCCAGAGAGTTAAGACAGCAAGCTGAGAAATTGACTGGAAAGAAAGTGAAATACCTCGTAAACAGCCATTATCATGGCGATCACATTTTTGGCAATCAGATTTTTGAAGAGGAAGTGATTATTTCTACTGAGGTAACTAAAGAATGGATTAAAGAAAAAAACGCCATAGGGGATATGGAAACTGAACTTACAGAAACCACGCAATATCTACATAACCTAAAATTACAAATATCCATTGAGGAAAACGAAATCATCCAACAGAGCTTAACAAATCAATATTTAGAAATGACTAAGTTGCTTGACGAGCTTCCTACGCTAAAGCTCGTTCTGCCTTCTTTTACTTTTGAAAGAAAAGTGATTATTTCAGGAACAGAACGAAATGCTGAATTATACTGCCTAGGTGGAGGGCATTCACCGAGTGACACGTTTCTGTACGTTCCGCAAGAGCAAGCGGCTTTCATGGGCGATATTGTAACCGAAGAGCTCCATCTACCAATTTTTCAACCAGATAACTTTTTAACTATTTTAAAAGAAATCCAAAAGATAGACATACAGGTACTAATGCCTGGACATGGACAAATTGGTACCACTGAAAAGGTTGACACAATGATTCAGTACATATCCATGCTGATTGATGCTGTAAAAGATGCACAAAATGCCGATATTCTTTTAGCTGATTTTGTTGCGAACTTTGTTGTTCCGAGCGAATATGAAAAGTGGAAGGGAACGCAAGGAATCCAGCGTAACTTAGCATCCGTTTACAATTTTTATGCGGCGACAAAATAA
- a CDS encoding ArsR/SmtB family transcription factor: MEQQSIFILETYEQLKVISDPLRTKMLIHLVEQPHTGQMLAQELNLSRAKVLYHLRELEKYGIIQLVRKEERGGNVLKFYQAVARGFIPADHLLTYVESKEATRQSYLEVIDRAKTRVLTAPDESFELHSSHVEEWNNLSLQTEFTVSQKKFVEFTQKYRELLKTLKEEDDHPDKQHYYLMSTAFQIDELLFKKDK; this comes from the coding sequence ATGGAACAACAATCAATTTTTATTCTGGAAACGTACGAACAGTTAAAAGTCATTAGTGATCCGCTGCGCACTAAAATGCTCATTCATTTAGTGGAACAGCCTCACACGGGACAGATGCTGGCCCAGGAACTCAACCTTTCGCGCGCTAAAGTTCTCTATCACCTCCGAGAATTGGAGAAGTATGGCATCATTCAGCTGGTCCGAAAAGAAGAGCGCGGAGGAAATGTCCTGAAATTCTATCAGGCAGTCGCCAGAGGGTTTATTCCGGCGGATCATCTGCTCACGTATGTGGAATCCAAAGAAGCTACACGCCAGTCGTATCTGGAAGTCATTGACCGGGCGAAAACCCGCGTGTTGACGGCTCCGGACGAATCCTTCGAACTGCATTCTTCTCACGTAGAAGAATGGAATAATCTATCGCTTCAAACCGAATTTACGGTGAGTCAGAAAAAATTTGTGGAATTCACCCAAAAATACCGCGAACTCTTGAAGACATTGAAAGAAGAGGACGATCATCCCGACAAACAGCATTATTACCTGATGTCCACGGCTTTCCAGATCGACGAGTTGCTCTTTAAAAAAGACAAGTAG